The Acinonyx jubatus isolate Ajub_Pintada_27869175 chromosome F2, VMU_Ajub_asm_v1.0, whole genome shotgun sequence DNA window TCCctcagcctccagtgaaccctcACACTCTGAAATCCAGGGTGCTCACACTCCATGCCCTATGCAAAGATGTGTGTCAAGCTAAGGTGGAAGGCACACTTGCTCCCTAGCGGGTTGCACTGTGCGGTTGTGCAATGATACGGAAGCCTCTGGGTCCCCACCATTCGACACTCCAGGCTCCACGTGCCCTGGCAAAACTAGCCGGAGTGGAAGTGAGGGAGGCCCTGCAAGTCTGTGGAGGTGGGTGCAAGGGGGGCCGGGTGGAGGCGGGCCACAGTGTGGCCACGcggggatgggagtgggggggggggtgggggctgcaccTTCCCTGTCCTTGCTGGGCACTTTGAGGTAGGGTCAGTGGGCCGGGCGGGCTTCCCAGGGACACGGGGCCTGGGAGGGCTTTCTCTTGCTCCATCTTTCGGTCCGGCGCTTGTTGGAACAACCTAAGCCGAAGTAAAGAGGGTGCTTCTGCGGTGGTAACCAGAGGGCTCGTGGAGCACAACTGCGCCGCGCCGCGCGCTCCGGAACCAACACTCTGGGTGGTGGGCGAGGCGAATCCCCAGGGACGTGGGCGGCCGGACGGTAACGCAAGAGGCATTTCTCCATAATCTACACCCCACACTGCGCGCCTCGGCTGGGGAATGACGAAACCCGGTGTTTACACAGTGGGAGAAGAAGCAGGCAAGCGGTCAGGGGCGGCCCGCAGCTGCCAGGAAGCCTGACGAGTTCCGCAGAGACGCTGAGGCCCGCGGGGCAGTGGCCCCGTCGCGGGCCGTCCGCCAGCAGACACGCTCCCGCCTGAGCCCGGCTACCGTGACTCCCAGCGTACGCCGCGCTGGGCGGCCCCGGCTCCCAGGGTGCCGCGCGCGGGGGGAACCACGACTCCCAGAATACCCCTCGCGCCCGCGGACTACAAACGGGCGCGCGCCGCCGCGGCTGGCCAGTTAGAGGCTCCCGGAGAGACCAGAGCGTGGTCCTCGGGCTGCCCGGAGAGCGCGCGCTGATTGGCGGCCCGGGCCTGCGCGCGGGCTACGGCGTCCGGCAGGGGGCGGTGGGGGCCGTTGGCCGAGAGTCCGGAGGCGGGGTCGCGGGCCTTGGGCGCTGCGAGCCCGGCGGGCCACGACTCGGCCGGGACGGGGTGCGGGCTGAGGCAATGGGCGAccgcggcggcgcgggcggctcCCGGCGCCGGAGGACGGGTTCACGGCCTTCGAGCCAGGGCGGCGGTGGGCCCACGGTGGCGGAAGTGGAGGTGCGGGACGTGGGCGCCGGGGGAGACGCGCCGGCGCCGACTCCGGCCCCGGACAAGGGCGAGGACGGAGACTCCGACGTGGGCAGCGGCCACTGGGATCTGAGGTAGCGAGGCGTCTCACCCCTAACCCCTGCCCGAGACCCTCCCCACATCCCCGGGCGTGACCGCAGCAGCGCGGGCTCCGAGTCGGAGAGCCTGGCTCCCGGACTTTGGCGTGGACAGGTGTGCCCCCCTTGGGCCCCTGCGGGGGAACTGAGGCATAGGAGTGGAGAGTCACTTGCCAAGGTCACCCACGTGGGGGCCAGAGGGGAGCCGGCGGCAGTCCGGCTTTCAGACCCCCAACCCTCTCTCTACACATCCTCATGTGGGTCCTTAGGCTCTTCCTCAGGGTAACTCAGGACGCTGACCCCCAGGCCGGCTGGCTTCTGCTACGCACAAGTTTTCTGTGTTTGGAAGAAGGAGGGATCAGGTCGTTTGTAATTGAGGAGGTCTCTCCTGGGGGTTgtgaggggtgccttggtggtaGGAGGTCTCCCATAGGAGGGTGGACCTGCTGGGGAGGCAGCCGGCAGGAGCCTGGGACTGCCTGAGGGTCGGCACAGGGCAGCGTGagagtctttctctccctgcagACCCTCCCAAGAGTCGTCTTCGCGGgggtcccttcctcccttcctgacACACTCGTCCCTTTGTCACCCAGTGCCTGGCTGGGCTGGGGCCCTGCTTACCTTGTCAGAACAAGTTGGGTCCTATATTGGGACTCTCAACCCCTGGTTGGGGTACAGGAGAGGGGTTCGAAGTGCCCACAGGTGGGCACCCTGTTTATCTGAAGGTCTGGCCGGAAGGCGTTGGGTGAGGAAACCTGACTGACTGGGAGGACTTGGAAGGACAGGGTGTCGGCTGCCTCCAACCTCCTTCTCCCACTTCTGGCCTTCAGTGTGGCCCGGGTGTCCTCGGGGGCTCTGGCTTTGGGGGCGCCTTTGGGGCTAGAGGTTATCAAGGAGGAAGTGGGCAACTAGGCAGTCTGTTGGCAAGGATTTGCTCTCTTAGTACCCAAGAACGGAGGCTTTCTTCACTGTGCTGAGAGGGTGGGTGAGGCGGCCAGGGGCCTTGCCCTTGTGGTGCTCCCAGTCCACCTGAGAGATAAGATGATGTCAGTACTGAGCAGTGTGAGCAAAGGTCAGGCCTGGAGTCCCTGAAGGCGCTGTGGCGGAGGAGCAGAAGCGAGGAGGAGCGTGCCTTTCCTGCAGGGGCGGGGAAAGGGGCTTGTTTCCTGCGGGCCTGGGAAGGTGCTGAAGGAGGCTGCAAAGGACCCAGGGTCCTGGAGTCTCCTCTGCTAAGTGCCGGTCAGGAGGCAGGGGCGTGGCTAGCATGCTCTCCTCCAGAGGTGGCAGGAGTTGGTGTCCTTTTGTGTAAGATGGGGAGTGCTGACTTTGGGCCAAGTTGCCACTCTGGGATGGGCAGTCACTTCCCTGCTCTGCCAGGGCCAGCTGTCCAGAAGCCTCGCCCATGTCCCTGAGAGCTGGGCTGAGCAAGTGGCAGCCCCGTCTGCCAGGCCTGGAAGTCTGGGCCCCCTGGGAAGAGGAGCAGTAGATGGCAGGGGTGGgcctgcccagggctggggagggagctggCAAGGACGGTCCTCTCCTGGTCTCCAGGTCGTGCAGGCTGTGTGTGCTTGTTTCTCAAAGGCCGGTGACCCAGGGCCCAGAGGGCCGCCAGGGTCAGAGCTGGCTCTGGCTGCCCTCCGGGGATTTGGCTCCTACTCATCTCCTTGTCAGCCTCCTCTTAATTGTCTCCCCTCCTTTCTGCTTATTGCCTTTCCCTCCCTATTCCTCCTTGCTCCCTGGGCTCTaggcctcctcccctgcctgcacttcCTGCTCACCTTGGCCTGGGCAGGTGGGTCAGGCTCTGGGTGTGAACTCATTTCTTCCGGGCCATGGCCAGGTGTGGctctggggcaggaaggagagggcaCCCCACACACTGCCCGTGCCATCTGGCTCTCTGTTCATGGACACTCCCAGCAGGGCCTTCTAGTCTCAGGGCTCTCCCAGGGTGTTTGTTCCTGGGTTgccctctgtttcttcctttccactggGGTCTTCCCAGATGCAGAGCCTGCCTCCTTACCTTGTACCCCAGGGCTCAGCCCCAAGGCCCGGTGAAGGAAGTGCTGAGGAAGTGGCAGCTGGGAGGAGAGCTGGCAGCCTGCCCCCTCCTGGCTCCCCTTGGCCCTGGAATTGGACCACGTGGTCCCCAGTTGTGATCCACACTTGAGGGCTGTGCCCCTGGGGAAGCTTTGAACTTTGGCCAGGCTTAGTTTTCCTTTGCACCTACCTCCCAAAGTTGATGGGAGAGTTGAGTGAGATGATACATGCCATGAGTTACAGTGGCCCTGGGGAGCAGGTGTGGGACCGCTGGAAGGCACAGAGGTGTGGGTGGCCCTGGTAGTAGGGGAGAGGGTGACAAAGATAGCTCTGGAGACTGTGGCCAtatcctgcctgcctgccctctggCCCACTGCTGCTGAGCGCACTGGCAAGGCTGGGCCTTACGGGTTTTGGTGGGTGGTGGGCTTCCTTCCCTGGGTCTCTGATGTGCGTGGAAATGGGgttgcctggggcagggggatggTCGGGAGCCCTGTGGGGGGACCTAGGGAGTGGGTGTGGGCAGGTTGGGAAGGCCtggagagcctgacacaggaatCTGAAAAAGCTTATTTATAATATCATTTGGTGTCAGATTTGGAAAACAATACCCGTTTCCACCCCTGTTTTCATCTTAGAGATTGCTGAAAATAAAGCCGGCATGGTCTCCTTGGTGGCCCGAAGCGGGCAAGGGGTCACACTGTTGTGAAACGTTGTGCAGATGGGGGTGGCAGGTTGTGGCACCAGGGCCTCTGGGACACTTCCAGTGAAAGTGGACAGATTCAAACTTGGCGGAAGGGCTGGGGAGGCCCCTGTCTAGTGGACAGACCCAGAGATTGTCCCCTCTGGGGAGTGAGGCCCTGGACCTGTGCTGGCCTCACAGGAAAGCAAGTGCAGAGACTCGGGGAGAAGAGGGCCCCTGTGGCCTCACCGCCAGGCCCAGGACAGACTGGGAAGCTGGATGCAAGGAGGTCAGACATGGGCCAGGTGCGGTACAGACCTTGCCACTGCTCTCGCTAAAGAGTGCTGAGTAGCATCTCAGCCTTTCCAGTCCGTCACTTCCTGTGTGGCGCTGTCTAGGTGTTGACCCCGACCAAAGGAAGGCTTGCCACTGAGGTGGGGTCAGCACTGAGAGGACATCTGTGCTGTCGTGACTCTGGTGTGTACACCTGAGCCCACTTTTCCTACCTGGGTGTCTCAAGAGGTGGAGATGTGTGTCCCTGGCCTCATGTCTTACAAAACCGGAGGCCTTGCTCAATGTTGTGTGGGGCTTCCTGGTGGCATggcagctggggtggggtggggccgcAAACTGAGAGAGCTGGGAGCTGGGTCTGGGCCTTGCCCCAGCCGTGCTGTGGCCCTTCCTCTACCTCTGTGTCACCCAGAGGATCAGGCAGGGATGTGAGAGTCTGCTTATGTGTCCCCGACCTCAGCAGTAGGTGGGAACTCTCATGGGTGGGCACTGAAAttgccttttcctgcttctgggGGAGACCTCTCTGCCCTTAGGCAtctggcacctgggtgggctcCTCTTGCCCCCCTCGCTCTGGGCAGGAACACAGCGCTCATCCTGTGGCCGAGCTGGGACAGGTTATGATTTTTTAGAAACAACTGGAGGCTATGTGAATGTATAAGGGTTGGGCCTCTGACCCCGGGAAGGTGCATGTAAGTCCAGGTGCTCAGCTGGCCCTTGGCCTGGATCCCTGTGCACATTCAAAGCTGTGTAGGCCAAATGGAGGAGGAGGTTGTCTGAggtcgggtggggggggggggccctcagGGTGCTGGGTGGTAGGATAGGCTGACTCAGTGAGGCCCTCGCTTTTGCACAGCATTGCAGGTGGGCCTATAGATCCTGGAATGGACTCTTCCTGTGGGCCTGTCACCACTCTGTAGCCAGCGTTCATGGTGGCAGCCAGAGGCCTCTGGGGAGTGAGGCCAGGCTCTTGGCCTGGGGTGCTCCAGCTGCACGTagccctgggctgggcagggccagCTGTGCTGTTCTTGTTTGTGGCATGACCCTGCCCACTGCCTGGGAGGCCAGGCTTCTGGTGGCCCTGAGAGCTCGTCCCTGCCTGGCTCTCCTGTGATTGTAGATGGGGAGTAGGATGTGTGGGCAGAAGAGAGGGCTGGGTGGGGCCCGGACCACCCTGCTGGGCCAGGATGGGTGAGAGCCGCtcaggggaaggggctggggtctgccctgccctgggccctgaggTTGGCTCCTGAGGGGCTGAACTTGGCTGGGCTCTTGGGCCCTGACCTGCCCTTGGACTTGGAGGAGTGAGCCCGCTTTTGGTCCTGCCCAGGGTTCTCATGGCCCAGGGTGCTCTGCTGGTGCCTACTTATGAGGGTGTGCCTCCTGCCCTATCAGGTGCCACCGCCTGCAAGATTCTTTGTTCAGCTCTGACAGTGGCTTTAGCAACTATCGTGGGATCCTGAACTGGTGTGTGGTGATGCTGGTGAGTAGCATGGTATCGGAGTAGGTGGCCCTGTGGCCAGGGCTCCGTTCGGGGCTGACCTTTGCCTGGGTACCAGCTCTGCCCTCTGGGGGAAAGGGGCCAGCGCTTATGTGGCTGGGTTGTGTGGGGCACTGGGCTGGTGGGGGGAAAGTTATGGTGATGGTCCCTGCATCGGCCACACACGCAACTCTCGTCCCTGTTGAATCCCAGGAATAGCACATGTGAGTGGTCTTGGGGGTCCAAAAAAGAGTTCCTTCTGCTGTTCTGAATGGCCCTTGTGGGCGTGGAACCCCTGGCAGGCCTGGCCTGGCGGGGAGCAGGGTTTAGCGGATGGCTCTTGGGCTTAGTCTGGCAGCCCCAAGCCCCGACTCTGAGGGCACCTGGCCTCTGTCCCTCAGCCTTTGTCCTAGGTGCCCCCATGAAGGGATTAGAGCTCTTGCCTCCACCTCACCGTGTGGCCTGGCTGTGGCCCCTGCCTCTGGGGCCCGGTTCCCGCTGGCACcttgtgggggtggggccagCAGCCCTGGCCCAGAAACAGCTAGAGCCCAGGGCTCAAAGGGGCAAGCCcacagggtggggcagggggcaagcTCCTGTCTGGGTCCAGCCCCCACCGCTCAGACTGATGTGGCCAGAGACCTTTGACCCTTGCCCTGACATGACGGCCTCGGGTACGGCTCCGGTGGTTACCCATGTGGAAGGGGCTCCAGGCACACCCATGCCCTCCCTGCCGGTGGCCCCAGGAGGCTCTCCAGGGAGCTGTGGGGGGCAACACAGTCTGGTGGGTGGGAAGCTGGCTAGGCAAGGGGATGGTGGGTCAAACGCCTGCCTGACGTCATCTCAGGAGGTGTTGTGTCCTTGGCCTCTGGAGGCCATGCTTGGGCTGGGTTTGTACTGGCAGCCTGAGCAGCAGCCTGTGTTCCCTGCAGCCCTTGGGCCTGCCTGGCCCTTTGGCGCAGACCCAAAACCTTTCCCCTGCTTCCGGTGCCTCCACTGCCCCCTCGCTGAAGGAGATTGTGTCCCATGTTTAGGCTGCTTGCTGCGTCCCTCCGTGGCCTGGGCCTTGAGGTGAGCGCTGCCCGTTAGCAGCTCTGGCTCCTGCCTGCTGTGGGCTCTCAGGACAGGCCACTACCAGGTGTGACGGCAGCACATCCGTGCCTGGCAGGAGGTTGGCAGGTCAGGCGGGTGGCTCGGGAGGGCAGGACCCCCGTCCCTGTTTGTCATCTCTGTGCGAAGTCCTTACCTGGCAGTCAGGGGACCCATGAGTGTCCCCTTGCTGGCATCACTTTTCCACAGGACCTACCATGAGCCCTGGTCAGGGTCTGAGCTTGGGGCACTtggcagggtgtgtgtgttgtgggtgGAGGAGGAGACCCGGGTGCCTGCAGAGGGAAGCcgctccccagccccaggctggaGCCAGGAGCCCAGCTTGAGGGGGTTTCTGCCCTTGGAAGCTGCTCTGGGGCCACGTGCCCAGGCTTGGATGCTACAGGGatagcgggagaggggcaggggcccaAGCACCAGGTGGCACTCCAGGCCTGGCTGCTGAGCCCCTTAGAACTCTGGTCCGctgcttctccccactccccagggtGTGGGCACCCCTGGTGTGGCATCTGCCGCTCACCCAGGCACTGCAAGTTTTGGGTGAGGCACTGCAAGGACGTTCTTGGGCAGGCTTGGGCCTTGGGGCCGTCACCAACTCAGTGGGACAGATGAGGGCTGCTAGGCGTCAGGTCATTTTGCACCACTGCAGACGCCAGTATCGTGTCTGGGGTGACGTGGGCAATGGCAAGACTTGCTGTCCCTGCACCAGtgtggggtgaggtgggtggTAAGTCTTAGCGTTGGCGTGGAGGTCAGACAGGGCTTGCGTCCTGGGTTTGCAGGTGCGGGTTGCCATCTGGACCCAGGGCTCCTGCCGCTATAGGTGCTGGGACGAGCTGGGGTGGGTGCCCTGTGGCCAAGGCTCATGGGGCtgtgcccttcctctctcttgcaGATCTTGAGCAATGCACGGTTATTTTTAGAAAACCTCATCAAGTGAGTGTCTTCCCCAGGGCCCCTACCCTGCCCCTGAGGCCTCTCCCCACCTGCTCAGgccctcatccccaccccccaccccccacccccatccccaggtaTGGCATCTTGGTGGACCCCATCCAGGTGGTGTCTCTGTTCCTGAAGGACCCCTACAGCTGGCCCGCCCTGTGCCTAGTTATTGGTGAGCTGGGAGCCAGGCAGGGCTTCGGGTGGGGACAGGCCTTGACCTGGGCCTGAATCGCCCCATGGCACTTCCATCCTCAGTGGCCAATGTCTTTGCTGTGGCTGCATTCCAGGTGGAGAAGCGCCTGGCAGTGGTAAGCAGTGCCTTCGGGTCCCCTGCCCTGCCTAGAGGTCTGCTCTCCTCATTAGGCCTGTGTTTCAGGCTGTGTGTAGCTTCCCTGGGAGGGCCTGTGCCCCAGGCCTGGCAGCCCTTCCCCAGGGAGTGGGGGCTCTGGCTGAGCacgctgcccccgcccccccccccccccagggtgcCTTGACGGAACAGGCAGGGTTGCTGCTGCACGTGGTCAACCTGGCCACCGTTCTCTGCTTCCCGGCTGCTGTGGCCTTGCTGCTTGAGTCCATCACTCCAGGTGTGCCCCTTCCCTCATCCCACCCGTTCCCACCTGTCTTGAGCCCGCAGGAGAGACCCAGGTCAACCACAGGGGCTGTGCCTGTGGCTCTCCCGCGGGTGGTGTGGGGGGGCTGTGGCCTGAGCCTGCCTCTTCCgcagtgggctccgtgctggctcTGATGGTGTACACCATCCTCTTCCTCAAGCTCTTCTCCTACCGGGACGTCAACCTGTGGTGCCGAGAGCGAAAAGCTAAGGCCAAAGCCAAGTCTGGTgaggggctgcctggggctggggccttGGAGCCTGTGCCACCTGCCACGGGGCCAGACCTGGGCAGCAGTGAGGCCTCACAtgccacccccctacccccccccccgccccaacttgCTTGTAGCTTCTGCAGGTAAGAAGGCCAACGGGGGAGCAGCCCCGCGCACTGTGAGCTACCCAGACAACCTGACCTACCGTGGTGAGGACCCTTCCGGGGTGTGGCTAGAGGGCAGCCAGGGAGGGATAGCATGGAGCAGGCCCCCTAGCCCCACCCTGCCATTCCAGATCTGTACTACTTCCTCTTTGCTCCTACTCTGTGCTACGAGCTCAACTTTCCCCGTTCTCCCCGCATCCGAAAGCGCTTCCTGCTGCGGCGGCTCCTTGAGATGGTGAGGATAGAGGCGGGGCGGTGGTGCCTCGAGGGGTTGGGGTCTGCTGGCTGCTGGGGGACTCAGCCTGCTGCTCTGCTTCTTCCCTCAGCTGTTCTTGACTCAGCTGCAGGTGGGGCTGATCCAGCAGGTatgcggggccggcggggccGGGCCGGAGCGGGAGCTCAGGGTAGCCAGGGGGCTGACGGTGTGCCCTCTTTTGCAGTGGATGGTCCCCACCATCCAGAACTCCATGAAGCCTTTCAAGGTGAGGGGTCAGGCTCTCctgcggtggggtggggtgggggatgacggggggggggggggctgcggcTAGGGGAGCCAGCTCAGCTCTGTCTCTGCAGGATATGGATTATTCACGCATCGTTGAGCGCCTGCTGAAGCTGGCGGTGAGCCACGGGGCTGGGTAGGGTGGGGCACGAGTGAGCCGGTGGGTGGGGTGTTCTGGAACCTGGCACCTGCCTCCCCCCAACCACAGGTCCCCAACCACCTCATCTGGCTCATCTTCTTCTACTGGTTCTTCCACTCCTGCATGAACGCCGTGGCTGAGCTCATGCAGTTTGGAGACCGGGAGTTCTACCGGGACTGGTGGTGGGTGGCCTTGggcgtggggctgggggctgggctgtgGTGCCAGCTGGTCACTCACTGCCGCTGTCTGTTCCTAGGAACTCTGAGTCCGTCACTTACTTCTGGCAGAACTGGAACATCCCTGTGCACAAGTGGTGCCTCAGGTGGGCACGGGCAGGAATGTGCCTGGTGGGGGTGCAGTTTCGTGTGGTCCTGGGCACCCATCCCAcggccccctccctccacagGCACTTCTACAAGCCCATGCTTCGACGGGGCAGCAGCAAGTGGGTAGCCAGGATGGGGGTGTTCTTTGCCTCGGCCTTCTTCCATGAGGTCAGTGCTCTGCAGGCATCATGGCCTCACCttaggggggtgggtgggtgtgtgtgtgtgtgtgtggcccgAAGTGGCAGCTGATCCTTTCACTCCCCCTGCAGTACCTGGTGAGCATCCCCCTGCACATGTTCCGCCTCTGGGCCTTCACAGGCATGATGGCTCAGGTGAGCATTCCCTCTGCAGCCACCCTCTCCCGCTGCCCCGGGAGCCGCCAGCCCTGTGGTCACTATGGCCCACTGACTGTGGCCCCTGGGGTATGTGTCCCCAGATACCCCTGGCATGGATAGTGAGCCGCTTCTTCCAGGGAAACTACGGCAACGCAGCTGTGTGGCTGACGCTCATCATTGGGCAGCCAGTGGCCGTGCTCATGTATGTCCACGACTACTACGTGCTCAACTACGAGGCCCCGGTGGTCGGGGCCTGAGCTGCTCCACAGCAGGTCCTCGCTGCCGATGGCCAGGGCCCATCACCCACCTGTGTGCTAGGGAGGGGGCTCGGCTGTCCAC harbors:
- the DGAT1 gene encoding diacylglycerol O-acyltransferase 1 isoform X2 → MGSRMCGQKRGLGGARTTLLGQDGCHRLQDSLFSSDSGFSNYRGILNWCVVMLILSNARLFLENLIKYGILVDPIQVVSLFLKDPYSWPALCLVIVANVFAVAAFQVEKRLAVGALTEQAGLLLHVVNLATVLCFPAAVALLLESITPVGSVLALMVYTILFLKLFSYRDVNLWCRERKAKAKAKSASAGKKANGGAAPRTVSYPDNLTYRDLYYFLFAPTLCYELNFPRSPRIRKRFLLRRLLEMLFLTQLQVGLIQQWMVPTIQNSMKPFKDMDYSRIVERLLKLAVPNHLIWLIFFYWFFHSCMNAVAELMQFGDREFYRDWWNSESVTYFWQNWNIPVHKWCLRHFYKPMLRRGSSKWVARMGVFFASAFFHEYLVSIPLHMFRLWAFTGMMAQIPLAWIVSRFFQGNYGNAAVWLTLIIGQPVAVLMYVHDYYVLNYEAPVVGA
- the DGAT1 gene encoding diacylglycerol O-acyltransferase 1 isoform X1; this encodes MGDRGGAGGSRRRRTGSRPSSQGGGGPTVAEVEVRDVGAGGDAPAPTPAPDKGEDGDSDVGSGHWDLRCHRLQDSLFSSDSGFSNYRGILNWCVVMLILSNARLFLENLIKYGILVDPIQVVSLFLKDPYSWPALCLVIVANVFAVAAFQVEKRLAVGALTEQAGLLLHVVNLATVLCFPAAVALLLESITPVGSVLALMVYTILFLKLFSYRDVNLWCRERKAKAKAKSASAGKKANGGAAPRTVSYPDNLTYRDLYYFLFAPTLCYELNFPRSPRIRKRFLLRRLLEMLFLTQLQVGLIQQWMVPTIQNSMKPFKDMDYSRIVERLLKLAVPNHLIWLIFFYWFFHSCMNAVAELMQFGDREFYRDWWNSESVTYFWQNWNIPVHKWCLRHFYKPMLRRGSSKWVARMGVFFASAFFHEYLVSIPLHMFRLWAFTGMMAQIPLAWIVSRFFQGNYGNAAVWLTLIIGQPVAVLMYVHDYYVLNYEAPVVGA